One Paludisphaera rhizosphaerae genomic window carries:
- a CDS encoding NYN domain-containing protein, whose protein sequence is MPKIEHERERNLAVFIDLENLAMGFQSQRKIKFDVQKVLERLVEKGKLIVKKAYADWSRYPNYTAPFHESAIELIEIPKRSQTGKNSADIRLVVDAMDLAWSKPHVDTFVIVSGDSDFSPLVSKLKENGKHVIGLGMKGSTSELLRDNCDEFIYYEDLERQEQNEQQLAIDLNSYLPANLTEKQREVFSLLVEACAALRRENHEVLYASMIKDTMKRKMPSFDESYFGYRSFTHLLEDADNVELVDIERNPKSGTYMVTRVSGEGAKDAARPAGPPEKSGQNQGGGHRGPRRQGSHR, encoded by the coding sequence ATGCCCAAGATAGAACACGAGCGAGAGCGCAACCTGGCCGTCTTCATCGACCTTGAAAACCTGGCGATGGGCTTTCAGAGTCAGCGCAAGATCAAATTCGACGTTCAGAAGGTGCTCGAACGGTTGGTGGAGAAGGGCAAGCTGATCGTCAAGAAGGCTTACGCCGACTGGAGCCGATACCCGAACTACACGGCTCCGTTCCACGAGTCGGCGATCGAGCTGATCGAGATCCCCAAACGCTCTCAGACGGGCAAGAACTCGGCCGACATCCGGCTGGTCGTCGACGCGATGGATCTGGCCTGGAGCAAGCCCCACGTCGACACCTTCGTCATTGTCTCCGGCGATTCCGACTTCTCCCCGCTGGTCTCCAAACTGAAGGAGAACGGCAAGCACGTCATCGGACTGGGGATGAAGGGCTCGACCTCGGAACTGCTCCGCGACAACTGCGACGAGTTCATCTATTACGAGGACCTGGAACGCCAGGAGCAGAACGAGCAGCAGCTCGCCATCGACCTCAACTCGTACCTGCCGGCCAACCTGACCGAGAAGCAGCGCGAGGTCTTCAGCCTGCTCGTCGAGGCCTGCGCCGCCCTCCGGCGCGAGAATCACGAGGTGCTCTACGCCTCGATGATCAAGGACACGATGAAACGAAAGATGCCCTCGTTCGACGAGAGCTACTTCGGCTACCGCAGCTTCACCCACCTCCTCGAGGACGCGGACAACGTCGAGTTGGTCGACATCGAACGCAATCCCAAGAGCGGCACCTACATGGTGACTCGCGTCAGCGGCGAGGGAGCCAAGGACGCAGCCCGTCCGGCTGGACCGCCGGAAAAGTCAGGCCAGAACCAGGGCGGCGGCCATCGCGGCCCCCGCCGCCAGGGATCGCATCGCTGA